A single genomic interval of Noviherbaspirillum cavernae harbors:
- the pilW gene encoding type IV pilus biogenesis/stability protein PilW, which produces MTWQCSALAAMAVFTLMLSGCALNPSSASQSELPTSLEQTDNQHRARIRLQLAVGYYEQRQMTVALDEVRQALQADPNFADAYSVRGLIYMDIGENRLAEENFLHAIKLSPNNPDFNNNYGWFLCQNARERQSISYFEGALKSRAYQSPAKALNNAGVCSLKVQDKAAAEKYFSQAFQYEPGNASTNVNLAKLYYEQRDYERARFYADRVVKTDGAQADALWLAIKIERKRGDRTAESSLATQLRRRYPNSVEYAAYQRGAFDE; this is translated from the coding sequence ATGACTTGGCAATGCTCCGCGCTCGCCGCCATGGCTGTGTTCACTCTGATGTTGAGCGGCTGCGCATTGAATCCTTCCAGTGCCTCACAAAGTGAATTACCGACCAGTTTGGAGCAGACCGACAATCAACACCGGGCGCGCATTCGGTTGCAATTGGCGGTTGGATACTACGAGCAGCGTCAAATGACGGTCGCGTTGGATGAAGTGCGGCAGGCACTTCAGGCGGATCCGAATTTTGCCGATGCTTACAGTGTGCGCGGCTTGATTTACATGGATATAGGGGAGAATCGACTGGCGGAAGAAAACTTTCTGCATGCGATCAAGTTGTCCCCGAATAATCCGGATTTCAATAACAATTACGGGTGGTTCCTTTGCCAAAACGCGCGAGAGCGTCAATCCATCTCGTACTTTGAGGGAGCGCTGAAGAGTCGCGCTTATCAATCTCCGGCCAAGGCGCTCAATAATGCAGGAGTGTGCAGTCTGAAGGTGCAGGACAAGGCGGCAGCGGAAAAGTATTTTTCGCAAGCGTTCCAGTACGAACCGGGCAATGCGTCCACGAATGTCAATCTCGCAAAGCTCTATTACGAACAGCGTGATTACGAACGCGCGCGGTTTTATGCCGACCGCGTGGTGAAAACGGATGGCGCGCAGGCAGACGCTTTGTGGCTGGCTATCAAGATCGAGCGCAAACGCGGCGATCGGACAGCTGAGTCCAGTCTCGCAACCCAATTGCGACGCCGATATCCAAATTCCGTGGAATATGCCGCTTATCAGCGTGGAGCTTTTGATGAGTGA
- a CDS encoding 3'-5' exonuclease, with product MIPVLVFDIETIPDVTGLRALNNHPASMTDADVAAAAFAARREKSGTDFLQHHLHKIAAISCAFRDDDGFRVRSLGNLEDQEGKLVQDFFRIIDKYSPQLVSWNGGGFDLPVLHYRAMINGVVASRYWEMGDDDREFKWNNYLSRYHTRHLDLMDLLALYTGRANAPLDELAKLCGFPGKLGVDGSQVWNLHQDGRLSEIRDYCETDVVNTYLVYCRFQLMRGTLAKAAYDAEVALVRSALSSLDGAHWKEYLAAWPAPQS from the coding sequence GTGATTCCTGTTTTGGTGTTCGACATCGAGACGATTCCCGATGTGACGGGTTTGCGTGCGCTGAACAATCATCCTGCATCGATGACGGATGCGGATGTTGCCGCTGCTGCGTTCGCGGCCCGGCGCGAGAAGAGTGGCACTGACTTCCTCCAGCATCACCTGCACAAGATTGCCGCCATATCCTGCGCGTTCCGCGATGATGATGGTTTCAGGGTACGCTCGTTGGGAAACCTGGAGGATCAGGAAGGAAAACTCGTTCAGGATTTTTTCCGCATCATCGACAAATACTCGCCGCAGCTGGTGTCGTGGAATGGCGGCGGATTTGATTTGCCGGTCCTGCACTATCGCGCCATGATCAACGGCGTGGTCGCGTCGCGCTACTGGGAAATGGGTGATGACGATCGCGAGTTCAAATGGAATAATTATCTGAGCCGTTATCACACTCGGCACCTCGACTTGATGGATCTGCTGGCGCTTTATACCGGTCGTGCAAATGCACCCCTGGATGAACTGGCAAAATTATGCGGTTTCCCCGGCAAGCTCGGCGTCGATGGCTCTCAGGTCTGGAATCTGCACCAGGACGGACGCCTGAGCGAAATCCGTGACTATTGCGAGACGGATGTGGTCAATACGTATCTCGTCTACTGCCGTTTTCAACTGATGCGAGGCACCCTTGCGAAGGCCGCATACGACGCTGAAGTGGCTTTGGTGCGATCCGCGCTCTCATCTTTGGATGGCGCGCATTGGAAAGAATATCTGGCCGCATGGCCGGCACCGCAGTCTTGA
- the surE gene encoding 5'/3'-nucleotidase SurE, whose product MKILISNDDGYLAPGVIALAETLTPIAEIIVVSPDSNRSGSSNSLTLDRPLSVYQAANGFHFVNGTPTDCVHVALTGGLSFKPDLVVSGINQGQNMGDDTLYSGTVAAATEGFLFGIPAIAFSQVEKGWAHLDSAAKIAREIVERNFDMLQKPYLLNVNIPNLPHEQIKGIMATRLGKRHESEPVIKTHDPHGRDIFWIGPSGKEKDAGEGTDFHAVAHGFVSITPLQVDLTHTAQLNVLKKGLS is encoded by the coding sequence ATGAAAATTCTTATCAGCAATGACGATGGTTATCTTGCGCCAGGTGTGATCGCATTGGCCGAGACACTCACGCCGATTGCCGAAATTATCGTTGTCTCGCCGGACAGCAATCGCTCCGGCAGCTCCAATTCCCTGACGCTCGATCGACCGCTTTCTGTTTATCAGGCAGCCAATGGTTTTCATTTCGTGAATGGCACGCCGACCGACTGTGTCCATGTGGCGTTGACTGGCGGCCTGTCATTCAAGCCAGATCTGGTAGTGTCAGGCATCAACCAAGGGCAGAACATGGGCGACGATACACTTTACTCCGGTACTGTTGCCGCTGCGACTGAAGGATTTCTGTTCGGCATTCCTGCCATTGCTTTCTCCCAAGTGGAGAAAGGATGGGCGCACCTCGACTCTGCGGCGAAAATTGCGAGAGAGATCGTGGAACGCAACTTCGACATGTTGCAAAAACCTTATCTTCTCAATGTGAACATTCCCAATTTGCCGCACGAGCAGATCAAAGGAATTATGGCAACGCGTCTGGGCAAACGGCATGAATCGGAGCCGGTAATCAAGACACACGATCCACATGGCCGCGACATCTTCTGGATAGGGCCTTCGGGCAAGGAAAAGGATGCAGGGGAGGGTACGGATTTTCATGCCGTGGCACACGGCTTCGTCTCGATCACACCGCTGCAGGTGGACTTGACGCACACGGCACAGCTGAATGTGCTCAAGAAGGGATTGTCATGA
- the rlmN gene encoding 23S rRNA (adenine(2503)-C(2))-methyltransferase RlmN, whose protein sequence is MTALTNLLDLDPAQLVAYCGELGEKPFRAKQLQRWIHQFGASDFDAMTDLAKSLREKLKVRATIAAPSIISDHTSADGTRKWLVDVGQGNAVETVFIPEENRGTLCVSTQAGCAVNCRFCSTGKQGFSRNLMVGEIIGQLWMAEFELRKTKGVEPGPKGERQITNVVMMGMGEPLLNFEPTVTALKLMLDDNAYGLSRRRVTLSTSGVVPMIDKLAQECPVALAVSLHASNNGLRDGLVPLNKKYPLEDLMAACKRYLAYAPRDFITFEYCMLDGVNDTDKHARELVALVQNSANPVPCKFNLIPFNPFPESGLLRSNNARIKAFAQILIDAGIVTTIRKTRGDDIDAACGQLAGEVQDRTHVQERMQKMVEYQKKFGKNFGRIVEIST, encoded by the coding sequence ATGACGGCTCTTACCAATCTGCTGGATCTTGATCCCGCGCAACTCGTCGCCTACTGCGGGGAGTTGGGTGAGAAGCCGTTTCGCGCAAAACAATTGCAGCGCTGGATTCATCAGTTCGGTGCCAGTGATTTTGACGCGATGACCGATTTGGCGAAATCCTTGCGCGAAAAGCTCAAGGTTCGCGCCACCATCGCCGCACCCTCGATCATCAGTGACCATACTTCCGCCGACGGCACGCGAAAGTGGCTGGTGGATGTCGGGCAGGGCAATGCGGTCGAAACTGTATTCATTCCCGAAGAAAACCGCGGCACGCTATGCGTTTCAACGCAAGCGGGCTGTGCAGTCAATTGCAGGTTCTGCTCAACCGGCAAGCAAGGCTTCAGTCGGAATCTGATGGTTGGCGAAATCATCGGCCAACTCTGGATGGCGGAATTCGAGTTGCGCAAGACGAAAGGCGTTGAACCGGGGCCGAAGGGCGAGCGCCAGATCACGAATGTCGTGATGATGGGCATGGGTGAGCCATTGCTCAACTTTGAGCCGACAGTGACCGCATTGAAGCTGATGCTGGACGATAACGCTTACGGATTGTCCCGGCGTCGAGTGACACTATCGACGAGTGGCGTCGTGCCCATGATCGATAAATTGGCGCAAGAGTGTCCGGTTGCGCTGGCGGTGTCGCTGCATGCCTCGAACAATGGTTTGCGCGACGGCCTTGTACCTCTGAACAAAAAGTACCCACTTGAAGACTTGATGGCAGCATGCAAGCGTTATCTTGCATACGCGCCGCGCGATTTCATTACTTTCGAATATTGCATGCTGGATGGCGTCAACGACACTGACAAGCATGCACGCGAACTGGTAGCGCTAGTACAAAACAGCGCCAATCCGGTGCCTTGCAAATTCAATCTTATTCCCTTCAATCCCTTTCCTGAGTCTGGTCTGCTGCGCTCCAACAATGCGCGCATCAAGGCGTTTGCACAGATTTTGATCGATGCGGGAATTGTCACCACCATCAGAAAAACGCGCGGAGATGACATCGATGCGGCCTGCGGTCAGCTGGCGGGAGAGGTGCAGGACCGTACACATGTGCAGGAGCGGATGCAAAAGATGGTTGAATACCAGAAGAAGTTCGGCAAGAACTTTGGCCGCATCGTGGAGATATCTACGTGA
- a CDS encoding NADPH:quinone oxidoreductase family protein, protein MKAVLCKAWGLPDTLVVEELPDIVPGPGQVVIDIHAAGVNFPDVLIIQNKYQFKPELPFTPGNELAGVVRTVGDGVTTFKAGDKVLAFATQGAFAQQIAVPVQMVMPMPPGMDFDTAAAVTLTYGTSHHAVADRAQLKAGETMLVLGAAGGVGLAAIEIGKALGARVIAAASTDEKLEVCKAHGADATINYSTQDLREAIKAATDGKGPDVIYDPVGGIYAEPAFRSIAWRGRYLVIGFANGEIPKLPLNLPLLKGASLVGVFWGEFTKREPKANAAAMRELMTWMAEGKVKPHISGRYALAETPQALNDMAARKVTGKIVIQPQR, encoded by the coding sequence ATGAAAGCTGTCCTCTGCAAGGCTTGGGGCCTGCCCGATACTCTGGTTGTTGAGGAGCTCCCGGATATCGTTCCCGGCCCGGGTCAGGTTGTTATCGACATCCATGCTGCAGGTGTCAACTTCCCGGACGTGCTGATCATTCAAAACAAGTATCAGTTCAAACCCGAACTGCCTTTCACACCCGGTAACGAACTCGCCGGCGTGGTACGCACCGTTGGCGACGGTGTGACGACTTTCAAGGCGGGTGACAAGGTGCTGGCTTTCGCGACTCAGGGCGCGTTCGCGCAGCAGATTGCGGTACCGGTTCAGATGGTCATGCCGATGCCGCCGGGGATGGACTTCGACACAGCAGCAGCAGTGACGCTCACCTATGGAACTTCGCATCACGCAGTGGCGGATCGGGCGCAACTGAAAGCGGGGGAAACCATGCTGGTCCTCGGTGCAGCGGGCGGCGTCGGCCTCGCTGCCATTGAAATCGGCAAAGCGCTTGGCGCACGTGTCATCGCGGCCGCATCGACCGATGAGAAGCTGGAAGTGTGCAAGGCGCATGGAGCCGATGCCACGATCAACTACAGCACGCAGGACCTGCGTGAAGCAATCAAGGCCGCCACCGACGGCAAGGGACCCGACGTCATTTACGATCCGGTGGGCGGAATATACGCGGAGCCGGCGTTCCGCTCGATTGCCTGGCGCGGCCGTTATCTCGTCATCGGGTTTGCCAATGGCGAGATTCCGAAATTGCCGTTGAACTTGCCGCTGCTGAAGGGCGCCTCATTGGTCGGCGTGTTCTGGGGTGAATTCACCAAGCGCGAGCCAAAGGCCAATGCCGCAGCAATGCGCGAACTGATGACCTGGATGGCCGAAGGCAAGGTCAAGCCGCATATCTCCGGACGTTACGCGCTGGCGGAAACACCACAGGCGCTGAACGACATGGCCGCGCGCAAGGTAACAGGGAAAATCGTGATTCAGCCGCAGCGCTGA
- a CDS encoding Bax inhibitor-1/YccA family protein, with product MDQNLQHTFTTSAESLITRNRVLRNTYWLLALSMIPTVLGAWLGVQFEFTFFAGSPFVGFMVFLAVAFGFFYAIEKTKNSGIGVAVLLGFTFFMGLMLSRLIGQILGFSNGASLIMTAFGGTAAIFATMATVATVSKRDFSGLGKWLFAGVLVILVAAAANIFLQIPALYLAVSVLAIAIFSAYILFDVQQIINGGETNYISATLAIYLDVYNIFTNLLALLGIFGGDRD from the coding sequence ATGGACCAGAACCTGCAACATACTTTTACTACATCCGCTGAATCGCTGATCACTCGCAATCGCGTGCTGCGCAATACCTATTGGCTACTCGCGCTGTCGATGATTCCGACTGTACTTGGCGCGTGGCTTGGTGTTCAGTTTGAATTTACCTTCTTCGCCGGCAGTCCATTCGTCGGGTTCATGGTCTTTCTCGCGGTTGCATTCGGATTTTTCTACGCGATTGAGAAGACCAAGAACTCGGGCATTGGTGTTGCCGTCCTGTTGGGCTTCACCTTCTTCATGGGGCTGATGCTGTCGCGTCTGATTGGCCAAATCCTCGGCTTCTCCAACGGAGCATCGCTGATCATGACAGCCTTTGGCGGAACTGCGGCGATTTTCGCGACAATGGCGACTGTCGCAACCGTGTCGAAACGCGATTTTTCCGGGTTGGGAAAATGGTTGTTTGCGGGTGTTCTCGTGATCCTGGTCGCTGCGGCCGCCAACATTTTTTTGCAGATCCCCGCGTTGTACTTGGCCGTTTCCGTGCTGGCAATCGCGATCTTCTCCGCCTATATCCTGTTTGACGTACAACAGATCATCAATGGTGGCGAAACGAACTATATTTCGGCCACTCTCGCGATCTATCTTGATGTGTACAACATCTTCACCAACTTGCTGGCCCTGCTTGGCATTTTTGGCGGCGATCGCGACTGA
- the ndk gene encoding nucleoside-diphosphate kinase, whose amino-acid sequence MAIERTLSIIKPDAVAKNVIGQIYARFENAGLKVVAARMVHLSRAEAEGFYAVHRERPFFKDLVDFMISGPVMVQALEGENAIAKNRELMGATDPKKAEKGTIRADFADSIDANAVHGSDAAETAQVEVAYFFPALNVYSR is encoded by the coding sequence ATGGCAATCGAACGTACACTGTCGATTATTAAACCTGACGCAGTCGCGAAAAACGTGATCGGTCAAATCTACGCCCGTTTTGAAAATGCTGGTTTGAAGGTCGTCGCGGCTCGCATGGTGCATTTGTCTCGTGCCGAAGCCGAAGGCTTCTACGCGGTACATCGCGAGCGCCCTTTTTTCAAGGATCTGGTGGACTTCATGATTTCCGGTCCGGTCATGGTTCAGGCGCTGGAAGGCGAAAACGCCATCGCCAAGAATCGTGAACTGATGGGCGCAACCGATCCGAAGAAGGCTGAGAAAGGCACGATTCGCGCGGATTTCGCCGATTCCATCGATGCGAACGCTGTACACGGCTCCGACGCTGCTGAAACCGCGCAAGTGGAAGTTGCCTACTTTTTTCCGGCATTGAACGTTTATTCCCGCTGA
- the rpoS gene encoding RNA polymerase sigma factor RpoS: MTRIPHDPLNDEAPSDDLADDISLNSADDADGALVDGGVEADRIGGDVAVADPVDELKTVLAAELSTDTTQHYLNQIGARPLLTVAEEVHYATLAKRGEFDARQKMIEHNLRLVVSIAKHYINRGVVLLDLIEEGNLGLMRAIDKFEPERGFRFSTYATWWIRQSIERAIMNQARTVRLPVHMVRELNQILRAKYHLEAQHHDGKDATAEDIAHLVDRPVEDVQDILALSEHATSLDAPLDNDPQASLMDMLPGDAADGPDSRAEHHEMTVLVRDWLKKLPDKQRIVIIRRFGLDNDDPATLEELAAEMSVTRERVRQIQQEALVKLKRALTARGVGKDALL; encoded by the coding sequence ATGACACGAATCCCCCACGATCCACTCAATGATGAAGCGCCGTCGGACGATTTGGCCGATGATATTTCGCTGAATTCGGCTGACGACGCAGACGGTGCGCTTGTCGATGGGGGCGTTGAGGCCGATCGGATAGGTGGGGACGTTGCCGTAGCCGATCCGGTGGACGAATTGAAAACCGTATTGGCCGCAGAGCTGTCAACGGACACGACCCAGCACTACCTCAATCAGATCGGTGCACGTCCATTGCTGACAGTGGCAGAAGAAGTCCATTACGCCACACTCGCAAAGCGCGGGGAATTTGACGCAAGGCAAAAGATGATCGAGCACAACCTGCGTCTCGTGGTTTCGATTGCCAAACATTACATCAACCGCGGCGTGGTGCTGCTCGACTTGATCGAGGAAGGCAATCTTGGTCTGATGCGCGCGATCGACAAGTTCGAGCCAGAGCGCGGTTTTCGTTTTTCGACCTATGCAACCTGGTGGATACGCCAGAGCATCGAACGCGCGATCATGAACCAGGCACGCACCGTACGATTGCCGGTCCACATGGTGCGTGAGTTGAATCAGATCTTGCGCGCCAAGTATCACCTCGAGGCGCAGCACCACGATGGCAAGGATGCGACCGCAGAAGACATTGCACACCTGGTCGATCGACCTGTGGAGGATGTGCAGGATATTCTTGCATTGTCGGAGCATGCGACCTCGCTCGACGCGCCGCTGGACAACGACCCGCAGGCCAGCTTGATGGACATGCTGCCGGGCGATGCCGCAGACGGTCCCGATTCCCGTGCCGAGCACCATGAAATGACAGTGCTCGTGCGCGACTGGCTGAAGAAGCTGCCGGACAAACAGCGCATCGTCATCATTCGGCGATTCGGTCTGGACAATGACGATCCTGCGACGCTTGAAGAGCTGGCTGCAGAGATGAGCGTTACCCGTGAACGCGTACGCCAAATTCAGCAAGAGGCCTTGGTCAAACTCAAGCGCGCCTTGACTGCGCGCGGTGTCGGCAAGGACGCATTGTTGTGA
- the rlmD gene encoding 23S rRNA (uracil(1939)-C(5))-methyltransferase RlmD, whose amino-acid sequence MQHQLIDIESLDMEARGIGHLKNEDGTQGKVIFVEGALPGERVGFQSFRRKPKWEAATMTELHNESSLRVKPQCTYFGTCGGCAMQHLEPSAQVAIKQRVLEDNLWHLSKVRAETMMRPIYGPTWGYRFRARLSVRNVRKKGGVLVGFHERKSSYVADMETCEILPPHVSAMLVPLRRLVESLTIFEQIPQMELAVGEDVTALVLRIMAPLTGEDKEKLTAFADQYRIQWWLQPKGLDTIYPFYPTDVQLHYLLPEFGVKMPFKPTDFTQVNHQINRVLVARALRLLDVQPNERVADLFCGLGNFTLPLATQAKEVVGIEGSTTLTERALENARTNGLAGKTIFYSRNLFEAKAEDLVALGKFDRMLIDPPREGAVAVCQAIAALDADNAHLKPKRIVYVSCNPATLARDAGLLVHQAGYVLKQAGVVNMFPHTAHVESMAVFDLAG is encoded by the coding sequence ATGCAGCACCAACTTATCGATATCGAGTCGCTCGACATGGAAGCTCGCGGCATCGGCCATCTGAAGAACGAAGACGGCACGCAGGGCAAAGTCATTTTCGTGGAAGGAGCCTTGCCCGGCGAGAGAGTCGGCTTTCAGTCGTTCCGCCGCAAACCCAAATGGGAAGCAGCGACAATGACCGAATTGCATAACGAGTCGTCCTTGCGGGTCAAGCCGCAATGCACTTATTTCGGCACATGCGGCGGCTGCGCGATGCAGCACCTGGAGCCTTCCGCGCAGGTCGCCATCAAGCAGCGTGTTCTGGAAGATAACCTCTGGCACCTCTCCAAGGTGCGCGCCGAAACGATGATGCGACCGATCTATGGCCCGACATGGGGATATCGCTTTCGGGCGCGTCTGTCGGTTCGCAACGTACGCAAGAAAGGCGGCGTCCTCGTCGGTTTCCATGAGCGGAAATCATCCTATGTCGCCGACATGGAAACCTGTGAAATCCTGCCGCCTCACGTTTCCGCCATGCTGGTGCCACTGCGCCGCCTGGTCGAGTCGCTGACAATCTTCGAGCAAATACCACAGATGGAATTGGCTGTTGGCGAAGACGTCACTGCGCTGGTGTTGCGCATCATGGCGCCGTTGACCGGAGAGGACAAGGAGAAGCTCACCGCGTTTGCGGATCAATACCGGATTCAATGGTGGTTGCAACCCAAGGGGCTGGACACGATTTATCCGTTCTATCCGACGGATGTGCAACTGCATTATCTGCTGCCGGAGTTCGGCGTGAAGATGCCATTCAAGCCAACCGATTTCACGCAGGTCAATCATCAAATCAATCGTGTGCTGGTTGCACGTGCGCTGCGTCTGCTCGATGTGCAGCCGAACGAGCGGGTTGCAGACTTGTTTTGCGGCTTGGGGAATTTCACTTTGCCGCTTGCGACCCAGGCAAAAGAAGTTGTCGGAATCGAAGGCAGCACGACACTCACGGAACGCGCTCTCGAGAATGCCCGCACAAACGGACTTGCAGGAAAAACCATCTTTTACAGCCGTAATTTATTTGAGGCAAAGGCCGAGGATCTGGTCGCGCTAGGCAAGTTTGACCGCATGTTGATCGATCCTCCTCGCGAAGGTGCGGTCGCGGTCTGCCAGGCAATTGCCGCTCTCGATGCCGACAATGCGCATCTGAAACCCAAGCGCATCGTCTATGTATCTTGCAATCCTGCCACCCTCGCACGCGATGCGGGTTTGCTGGTGCATCAGGCTGGGTATGTATTGAAACAAGCGGGTGTGGTGAATATGTTCCCTCACACGGCGCATGTCGAGTCGATGGCGGTATTCGATTTGGCTGGTTAG
- a CDS encoding peptidoglycan DD-metalloendopeptidase family protein, giving the protein MKKARLVCIAILPGLIAACSTTRHSAPVVDRAAGAKTAEVPKTAPTALGAPKQMDGKGFYTVKKGDTLHQIAYEFGQNYRDLVAWNNLANPNDIKVDQVLRVSPPDQGAAGGVQVGSVAATSGVEVRPLSQTGVSANGSAPNKTAPRGEKRPYSDGTLAEMQKPEGAAGATPAATAKAEAPKLSDAKLAEKHSDPQSNAAVDDEGIAWIWPADGKVISHFSDGKKGIDIAGKLGQPVVAAGSGKVLYAGSGIRGYGNLVIVKHTNSLLSAYAHNKTIFVKEDQTVNKGQKIAEMGNSDTDAVKLHFEIRQQGKPVDPSKFLPNR; this is encoded by the coding sequence ATGAAAAAAGCACGTTTAGTATGCATTGCAATCCTGCCCGGCCTGATCGCCGCCTGTAGCACCACTCGTCACTCGGCTCCCGTGGTGGACCGGGCTGCCGGTGCCAAAACGGCCGAAGTGCCGAAGACCGCCCCAACCGCTCTTGGCGCGCCGAAGCAAATGGATGGCAAAGGCTTCTATACAGTCAAAAAAGGCGACACTCTGCATCAGATCGCATATGAGTTCGGTCAGAATTACCGCGATCTGGTTGCATGGAATAATCTTGCCAATCCCAATGACATCAAGGTGGATCAAGTATTGCGTGTATCCCCGCCCGACCAAGGCGCGGCAGGCGGTGTGCAAGTCGGCAGCGTCGCTGCAACATCCGGTGTCGAGGTAAGGCCGCTGTCGCAAACTGGCGTCTCGGCGAATGGCTCTGCACCAAACAAGACTGCACCTCGCGGAGAGAAACGACCATATTCCGACGGTACTCTGGCCGAAATGCAAAAACCGGAGGGGGCGGCTGGCGCGACTCCAGCGGCCACTGCGAAGGCCGAAGCGCCAAAGTTGTCGGATGCGAAGCTTGCGGAAAAACACTCGGATCCACAGAGCAATGCGGCAGTGGATGATGAGGGGATAGCATGGATCTGGCCTGCCGACGGCAAGGTCATTTCACACTTTAGCGATGGCAAGAAAGGCATCGATATTGCCGGCAAACTCGGACAGCCTGTTGTGGCAGCGGGCTCGGGCAAGGTCTTGTATGCGGGCAGTGGAATTCGCGGATACGGGAACCTGGTGATCGTAAAACACACCAATAGCTTGTTGTCCGCGTATGCGCATAACAAAACCATCTTTGTAAAAGAGGATCAAACTGTTAACAAAGGCCAAAAGATTGCAGAGATGGGGAACTCTGATACTGATGCGGTGAAACTCCACTTTGAAATTCGGCAGCAAGGCAAACCCGTTGATCCATCAAAATTTCTGCCAAACCGCTAA
- a CDS encoding protein-L-isoaspartate(D-aspartate) O-methyltransferase, with translation MTERGKRFPLSLSSVVEKPAKSAQTPRASLNNVATPQTATKNAAQHLTRPSPVANAHTRSMPQPAVPVASQRPLVSDAIRAAMVARVAKQGVRDGKVLAAMEAVPRHMFVEPGLSGQAYVDASLPIGHHQTISQPYIVARMIEVMRDNGNGGELSRVLEIGTGCGYQAAVLSLVAKEVYSIERIKPLHELAKSNLRPLRIANIRLHYGDGMLGLPQAGPFDGIILAAAGLEVPRTLLEQMSVGGRLVAPVGERHQVLQLIERVSKFEWTNVTLEACHFVPLRPGVV, from the coding sequence ATGACAGAACGAGGCAAGCGCTTTCCGCTGTCATTGTCATCCGTGGTCGAAAAGCCGGCCAAGTCAGCACAGACCCCACGTGCATCGTTGAACAATGTTGCAACACCTCAAACAGCCACAAAGAATGCTGCGCAACATCTGACGCGGCCATCTCCAGTTGCGAATGCGCATACCAGATCGATGCCGCAGCCGGCAGTGCCGGTCGCATCACAACGACCGCTGGTATCGGATGCAATCCGGGCGGCGATGGTGGCGCGTGTCGCCAAGCAGGGAGTCAGGGATGGCAAGGTGCTGGCAGCGATGGAAGCGGTGCCGCGGCACATGTTTGTGGAGCCGGGCCTGTCGGGTCAGGCCTACGTTGATGCCTCCCTGCCGATCGGCCACCATCAGACGATTTCCCAGCCATATATCGTGGCCCGCATGATCGAGGTCATGCGCGATAACGGCAATGGCGGCGAACTGAGCCGCGTGCTTGAAATTGGGACGGGCTGTGGTTATCAGGCTGCCGTGCTGTCGCTTGTGGCGAAAGAAGTGTATTCAATAGAGCGCATCAAGCCGCTTCACGAATTGGCAAAATCGAACTTGCGTCCGCTGCGCATCGCCAATATCCGCTTGCATTATGGAGATGGTATGCTAGGGCTTCCGCAAGCAGGGCCTTTCGACGGCATCATTCTGGCCGCAGCCGGCCTGGAAGTGCCGCGAACGCTGCTGGAGCAGATGAGTGTCGGCGGCCGCCTGGTGGCACCTGTCGGCGAGCGTCATCAAGTGCTGCAACTGATCGAGCGCGTCAGTAAATTCGAGTGGACCAATGTCACACTGGAAGCCTGTCACTTTGTTCCGCTGCGCCCGGGCGTTGTTTGA